The Inediibacterium massiliense genome has a segment encoding these proteins:
- a CDS encoding urocanate hydratase — MNLNQSIANNMTIKLDSVLPEYPEFEQGIRRAPRRELNLTKEEVELALKNALRYIPEELHEQLIPEFLEELMTRGRIYGYRFRPKGRIKGKSIDEYKGKCIEGKAFQVMIDNNLDLDIALYPYELVTYGETGMVCQNWMQYRLIKKYLEVLTQDQTLVLQSGHPVGLFHSKPDSPRVIVTNGLMIGMFDDLDNFNRAAALGVANYGQMTAGGWMYIGPQGIVHGTYNTILNAGRLKLGIPQDEDLKGRLFITSGLGGMSGAQGKAVEIAGGVGIIAEVDESRIETRHTQGWVSKVAKTCQEAFDLAKEYMNKKEACAIAFHGNIVDLLEYALEKDIHIDLLSDQTSCHEVYTGGYCPQGITFDERTNLLATDQKKFHKLVDKTLKSHFEVIKALVAKGTYFFDYGNAFMKAIYDSGIKEISKNKRDDKDGFIWPSYVEDILGPQLFDYGYGPFRWVCLSGKHEDLLKTDHAAMECIDPDRRYQDRDNYIWIQDADKNQLVVGTQARILYQDALGRTKIALKFNEMVRNGEIGPVMLGRDHHDTGGTDSPFRETSNIKDGSNIMAEMATHCFAGNAARGMSLIALHNGGGVGIGKSINGGFGMVLDGSQRVDDILRSSMPWDTMCGVSRRAWARNENAVTTCIEYNEIMKGKDHITLPYVPREEAIKSAVDQIWEKIEK, encoded by the coding sequence ATGAACTTAAATCAATCTATTGCAAACAATATGACTATTAAATTAGACTCAGTACTTCCTGAGTACCCTGAATTTGAACAAGGAATTAGACGTGCACCAAGAAGAGAGCTCAACCTTACTAAAGAAGAAGTAGAACTTGCTTTAAAAAATGCTCTAAGGTATATTCCAGAAGAACTTCATGAACAATTGATTCCTGAATTTTTAGAAGAACTTATGACAAGAGGAAGAATTTATGGATATCGTTTTAGACCAAAAGGCCGAATAAAAGGAAAATCTATTGATGAATATAAAGGAAAATGTATAGAAGGAAAAGCATTCCAAGTTATGATTGACAATAATTTAGATTTGGACATTGCACTTTATCCATATGAATTAGTTACTTATGGAGAAACGGGAATGGTATGCCAAAACTGGATGCAGTATAGATTGATTAAAAAATATTTAGAAGTATTAACACAAGATCAAACATTAGTGCTTCAATCAGGACATCCTGTGGGGTTATTTCATTCTAAACCAGATTCTCCAAGAGTAATCGTTACCAATGGACTTATGATTGGTATGTTTGATGATTTGGATAATTTTAATAGAGCTGCTGCATTAGGAGTTGCAAACTATGGACAAATGACTGCAGGAGGATGGATGTATATAGGCCCCCAAGGAATTGTGCATGGAACTTATAATACTATCTTAAATGCAGGAAGATTAAAATTAGGTATTCCACAAGATGAAGATCTAAAAGGAAGATTGTTTATTACATCAGGTCTTGGAGGAATGAGTGGTGCTCAAGGAAAAGCAGTAGAAATTGCAGGAGGAGTAGGAATTATCGCAGAAGTTGATGAATCAAGAATTGAAACAAGACATACTCAAGGATGGGTTAGCAAAGTTGCAAAAACCTGCCAAGAAGCTTTTGATTTAGCAAAAGAATACATGAATAAAAAGGAAGCTTGTGCCATTGCTTTTCATGGAAATATAGTAGATTTGTTAGAATACGCATTAGAGAAAGACATTCATATAGATCTTTTATCAGATCAAACTTCTTGTCATGAAGTGTACACAGGAGGATATTGTCCACAAGGAATCACTTTTGATGAAAGAACAAATCTTTTAGCAACGGATCAAAAGAAATTTCATAAATTAGTAGACAAAACCCTTAAGAGTCATTTTGAAGTGATTAAAGCTTTAGTTGCAAAAGGAACTTACTTCTTTGATTATGGAAATGCTTTTATGAAAGCTATTTATGATTCAGGAATTAAAGAAATCTCTAAGAATAAAAGAGATGATAAAGATGGATTTATTTGGCCTTCTTATGTAGAAGATATTTTAGGGCCTCAATTATTCGATTATGGGTATGGTCCTTTTAGATGGGTATGCTTAAGCGGAAAACATGAGGATTTATTAAAAACAGACCATGCAGCTATGGAATGTATTGATCCAGATAGAAGATATCAAGATAGAGATAACTATATATGGATTCAAGATGCAGATAAAAATCAATTGGTAGTAGGAACTCAAGCAAGAATACTTTATCAAGACGCTCTAGGAAGAACAAAGATTGCACTTAAATTTAATGAAATGGTTAGAAATGGAGAAATTGGACCTGTAATGCTTGGTAGAGATCATCATGATACAGGTGGAACAGATTCTCCATTCAGAGAAACGTCTAATATTAAAGATGGAAGCAATATTATGGCAGAGATGGCAACTCACTGCTTTGCAGGAAATGCAGCAAGAGGAATGAGTCTTATTGCTCTTCATAACGGTGGAGGAGTAGGAATTGGAAAATCCATCAACGGAGGATTTGGTATGGTATTAGATGGTAGTCAAAGAGTAGATGATATCTTAAGATCCTCTATGCCATGGGATACTATGTGTGGAGTTTCAAGACGTGCTTGGGCAAGAAATGAAAATGCCGTAACTACTTGTATAGAATACAATGAGATTATGAAGGGGAAAGATCATATTACTCTTCCATATGTTCCAAGGGAAGAAGCTATAAAAAGTGCAGTAGACCAAATATGGGAAAAAATAGAGAAATAA
- a CDS encoding formate/nitrite transporter family protein translates to MSNTLLSPKEIAQGIIQTGITKTKLSYIQMVGLSILAGIYIGFGGFGAITISQRMSSIDVGLSKVLFSMIFPIGLMLVVTCGAELFTGNHLMSLGVLSGEYSMKKVLRNWIVVYAGNFIGSILFAQMIFYSGLTNGPIKEILLSLSVSKINIPVTELILRGILCNMLVVLAIWMGTGAKDLISKLFACWAPIMLFVLCGFEHSIANMFFIPMGKFLGSDISWMDIWFHNIIPVTIGNLLGGALMIPIFYFFIYIKNDAQKTSSSS, encoded by the coding sequence ATGTCAAACACTTTATTATCACCAAAAGAAATTGCTCAAGGCATCATCCAAACTGGTATAACAAAGACTAAACTATCATATATTCAAATGGTAGGATTAAGTATACTAGCTGGGATATATATTGGTTTTGGTGGATTTGGTGCAATTACAATCAGTCAACGTATGAGCTCTATTGATGTTGGATTGTCTAAAGTTTTATTTTCAATGATTTTCCCGATTGGACTTATGCTAGTAGTAACTTGTGGCGCTGAATTGTTCACAGGAAATCATCTTATGTCTTTAGGGGTACTATCTGGTGAATACTCTATGAAAAAAGTACTCAGAAATTGGATTGTAGTTTATGCAGGAAATTTCATAGGATCTATTCTTTTTGCTCAAATGATTTTCTATAGTGGTCTTACAAATGGACCTATCAAAGAAATTCTATTATCTCTTTCTGTATCTAAAATAAATATTCCTGTAACCGAATTAATCTTACGAGGCATATTATGTAATATGCTTGTGGTATTGGCTATATGGATGGGTACAGGTGCAAAAGATTTAATAAGTAAATTATTTGCTTGCTGGGCTCCCATTATGCTCTTTGTTTTATGTGGCTTTGAGCATAGTATTGCCAATATGTTTTTCATACCTATGGGAAAATTTTTAGGATCGGATATTTCTTGGATGGATATTTGGTTTCATAATATTATCCCTGTAACCATAGGAAATTTATTGGGTGGAGCACTTATGATTCCTATATTTTATTTCTTTATTTATATCAAAAATGATGCACAAAAAACTTCCTCTTCTTCATAA
- a CDS encoding dicarboxylate/amino acid:cation symporter, producing the protein MKKITDHLIFKLALGVILGIIIGMQSSEGVMKFIVSIKYILGQIIFFCVPLIILAFISPSIVKLQTNASKMLGTTVLIAYVSSVGAATFATLSGYSIIPHLNIISEAETLKNLPEVAFELNIPPIMSVMSALVLSFLIGLSVIWAKSETFERLLDDFQNMMLQVVNEVVIPILPFFIAATFSTLSYNGSITKQLPIFLKVIVLVLIGHLIWLTLLYGLGGLISKKNPFEVLKNYGPAYLTAVGTMSSAATLPVALSCARKSKILDKKIVDFAIPLGSTVHLCGSVLTETFFIMVVSKVLYGTLPTISTMITFIILLGIFAVGAPGVPGGTVMASLGIVKSIIGFDPSGIGLLLAIFAIQDSFGTACNVTGDGAIALMLTGLYKED; encoded by the coding sequence ATGAAAAAAATAACAGATCATTTAATTTTTAAACTAGCATTAGGAGTCATTCTAGGAATCATCATTGGTATGCAATCATCTGAAGGAGTCATGAAATTCATAGTAAGCATCAAATACATTCTTGGACAGATTATTTTCTTTTGTGTTCCTTTAATTATCTTAGCTTTTATTTCTCCTTCTATTGTCAAGCTACAAACCAACGCTAGCAAAATGCTTGGCACTACTGTTTTAATTGCTTACGTTTCTTCCGTAGGCGCAGCTACTTTTGCAACTCTATCTGGATATTCTATTATTCCTCATTTGAATATTATTAGTGAAGCAGAAACATTGAAAAATCTTCCAGAAGTTGCATTTGAACTAAACATTCCACCTATTATGTCCGTAATGAGTGCTTTAGTTCTTTCATTTTTAATAGGACTTTCTGTGATATGGGCAAAATCTGAAACCTTTGAGAGACTTTTAGATGATTTTCAAAATATGATGCTGCAAGTAGTCAATGAAGTTGTAATCCCTATTCTTCCTTTTTTCATTGCCGCAACTTTTTCGACTCTATCTTATAATGGTAGTATTACAAAACAGCTTCCAATCTTTTTAAAAGTAATTGTATTAGTCCTTATTGGTCATTTGATTTGGCTTACATTACTTTATGGCTTAGGAGGACTGATTTCTAAGAAAAATCCTTTTGAAGTATTAAAAAACTACGGTCCTGCATATTTAACAGCAGTAGGAACTATGTCTAGTGCAGCTACTTTACCCGTTGCTTTGAGCTGTGCAAGAAAATCAAAAATATTAGATAAAAAAATTGTAGACTTTGCTATTCCTCTTGGTTCTACTGTTCATTTATGTGGATCTGTACTAACAGAAACTTTTTTTATCATGGTTGTCTCTAAAGTTTTGTATGGTACTTTACCTACTATCAGTACAATGATTACCTTTATCATCCTTCTTGGAATCTTTGCCGTAGGAGCTCCAGGAGTACCTGGTGGTACTGTAATGGCATCCTTAGGTATTGTTAAGAGTATCATCGGCTTTGATCCATCAGGAATCGGTCTTTTACTTGCTATATTTGCCATTCAAGATAGCTTTGGAACTGCATGCAATGTTACAGGGGATGGAGCCATCGCTCTTATGCTGACAGGTCTATACAAAGAAGATTAA
- the hutI gene encoding imidazolonepropionase: MKNIIIKNAAQIVTCSGFSKKRGKEMSNLHVIEDGAVIIEDGKIQSVGKNEEILKNVDVSKYEVIDAYGKAVLPGFVDSHTHFVFGGYRAEEFSMRLRGASYMEIMEKGGGIVSSVEKTRKASYEELIHLGKKRLDDMLSFGVTTVEGKSGYGLDEETEMKQLHVMKKLDEIHPIDIVKTYMEAHAVSQEYKGREDEFIDHIIENTLPKVAKENLAEFCDVFCEKNVFSVDQSRRLLLKAKELGMKVKIHADEITRLGGAELAAEIGAVSADHLLRASDEGILKMAQEGVVATLLPATAFSLKEEFARGRFMIDQNCAVALATDLNPGSCFTESIPLVIALATLYMNMTTEEAITAMTINGAAALGREKEIGSIDVGKKGDVIILEYPSYHFIPYHIGVSTVEKVIKDGKIVFDKSNR, from the coding sequence ATGAAGAATATAATCATTAAAAATGCTGCCCAAATTGTAACGTGTAGTGGATTTTCTAAAAAGAGAGGAAAAGAAATGTCAAATCTGCATGTTATAGAAGATGGAGCAGTAATCATTGAAGATGGAAAGATTCAATCTGTTGGGAAAAATGAAGAGATCCTAAAAAATGTAGATGTATCTAAATATGAAGTGATTGATGCTTATGGAAAAGCTGTATTACCTGGCTTTGTAGATTCACATACTCATTTTGTATTTGGTGGATACAGAGCAGAAGAATTCTCTATGCGCTTAAGAGGAGCAAGCTATATGGAGATTATGGAAAAAGGAGGAGGGATTGTAAGCTCTGTTGAAAAAACTAGAAAAGCATCTTATGAAGAACTTATCCATTTAGGTAAAAAAAGATTAGATGATATGCTTTCCTTTGGAGTAACTACAGTTGAAGGAAAGAGTGGATATGGTTTAGATGAAGAGACAGAAATGAAACAACTTCATGTGATGAAGAAATTAGATGAGATTCATCCAATAGATATTGTGAAAACCTATATGGAAGCTCATGCAGTTTCTCAAGAATATAAAGGTCGTGAAGATGAGTTTATTGATCATATTATTGAAAATACACTACCTAAAGTAGCAAAAGAAAATTTGGCAGAATTCTGTGATGTATTTTGTGAAAAAAATGTATTTTCTGTAGATCAATCTAGAAGACTTCTTTTAAAAGCTAAAGAGTTAGGTATGAAAGTCAAAATTCATGCAGATGAAATTACAAGATTAGGAGGAGCAGAGCTTGCTGCAGAAATAGGAGCAGTATCTGCAGATCATCTTCTTCGTGCATCAGATGAAGGCATCTTAAAAATGGCACAAGAGGGAGTAGTAGCAACTTTGCTTCCTGCTACAGCTTTTAGCTTGAAAGAAGAATTTGCAAGAGGAAGATTTATGATTGATCAAAATTGTGCGGTAGCATTGGCTACGGATTTAAATCCTGGAAGCTGTTTTACAGAATCTATTCCTTTGGTTATAGCTCTGGCTACACTTTATATGAATATGACAACGGAAGAAGCTATTACTGCTATGACTATCAATGGAGCAGCAGCACTAGGCAGAGAAAAAGAAATTGGAAGTATTGATGTAGGGAAAAAGGGAGATGTGATTATACTAGAATATCCATCTTATCATTTCATTCCTTATCATATAGGAGTCAGTACGGTAGAAAAAGTAATCAAAGATGGAAAGATTGTATTTGATAAATCAAATCGTTAG
- a CDS encoding formate--tetrahydrofolate ligase: protein MSILSDIEIAQKANMLPISQVADELGILEDELELYGKYKGKISLDIFKRLQDKKDGKLILVTAINPTPAGEGKSTTAVGLGQALNKIGKKAVIALREPSLGPVFGVKGGAAGGGYAQVVPMEDINLHFTGDMHAITTANNLLAAVIDNHIHQGNALRIDSRQIIWKRVLDMNDRNLRQVVVGLGGKPNGFTREDGFMITVASEVMAVLCLATDLMDLKERFGKMVVAYNMDQQPITAKDLEVHGAMALLFKDAIKPNLVQTLENTPALIHGGPFANIAHGCNSIMATKLGLKLGDYLITEAGFGADLGAEKFLDIKCRYGDLTPDGVVVVATIRALKMHGGVKKTELGTENVEAVEKGFANLAKQVENIRTFGLPVMVSINKFTQDTEEEIHMLKKKCAEIGVEVALNEVWAKGGEGGIEMAQKVIDMIEKEKPQFKFLYDVNESIEQKVNKIVTEIYGGKRAVFTSSAKKQIKKLEDLGFDKLPICMAKTQYSLSDDKDLLGAPKDFEVTVRELKLSAGAGFIVCLTGDVMTMPGLPKVPSSSRMDIDKDGNIIGLF from the coding sequence ATGAGTATATTAAGCGATATAGAAATTGCTCAAAAAGCCAACATGTTACCTATTTCTCAAGTGGCAGATGAATTGGGTATTTTAGAAGATGAATTAGAACTATATGGTAAATATAAAGGGAAAATTTCTTTAGATATTTTTAAAAGACTACAAGATAAAAAAGATGGAAAATTAATTCTTGTAACGGCTATTAATCCAACTCCAGCAGGTGAAGGAAAATCTACTACAGCAGTTGGATTAGGGCAAGCATTGAATAAAATAGGAAAAAAAGCAGTAATTGCTTTAAGAGAACCATCGTTAGGGCCAGTATTTGGAGTAAAAGGAGGAGCAGCAGGAGGAGGATATGCTCAAGTTGTTCCTATGGAAGATATCAATCTTCACTTTACAGGAGATATGCATGCTATTACAACAGCTAATAACCTGTTAGCTGCTGTGATTGATAACCATATTCATCAAGGGAATGCCTTAAGAATCGATTCTAGACAAATTATCTGGAAAAGAGTTTTAGATATGAATGATAGAAATCTTAGACAAGTTGTGGTAGGCCTTGGAGGAAAACCAAATGGTTTTACTCGTGAAGATGGATTTATGATTACAGTAGCATCGGAAGTAATGGCTGTATTATGTTTAGCAACTGACTTGATGGACTTAAAAGAAAGATTTGGAAAAATGGTCGTTGCATATAATATGGATCAACAACCTATAACAGCAAAAGATTTGGAAGTACATGGAGCTATGGCGCTTCTTTTTAAAGATGCAATCAAGCCAAATCTAGTACAGACATTAGAAAATACACCTGCTTTGATTCATGGAGGACCTTTTGCCAATATAGCTCATGGATGCAATAGTATTATGGCTACAAAATTAGGTCTTAAATTAGGAGATTATTTAATCACAGAAGCAGGTTTTGGCGCTGACTTGGGTGCAGAAAAATTCTTAGATATAAAATGTAGATATGGAGACCTTACTCCAGATGGAGTTGTAGTTGTTGCTACCATTCGAGCATTAAAAATGCACGGAGGAGTTAAAAAGACAGAATTAGGAACAGAAAATGTAGAGGCAGTAGAAAAAGGATTTGCAAACTTGGCAAAACAAGTTGAAAATATTAGAACATTTGGTTTGCCAGTAATGGTATCTATCAACAAATTCACACAGGATACAGAAGAAGAAATTCATATGTTAAAGAAGAAATGTGCAGAAATAGGAGTAGAAGTAGCTTTAAATGAAGTATGGGCTAAAGGTGGAGAAGGCGGCATAGAAATGGCTCAGAAAGTCATAGATATGATAGAGAAGGAAAAGCCCCAATTTAAATTCCTTTACGATGTAAATGAATCAATAGAACAAAAGGTCAATAAGATTGTGACAGAGATATATGGAGGAAAGAGAGCTGTATTTACATCATCAGCTAAAAAGCAAATAAAAAAATTAGAAGATCTAGGTTTTGATAAATTACCTATTTGTATGGCAAAAACACAATACTCTTTATCAGATGATAAGGATTTATTAGGAGCACCAAAAGATTTTGAAGTGACAGTAAGAGAATTAAAATTATCTGCAGGAGCAGGATTTATTGTATGTCTTACAGGAGATGTTATGACTATGCCTGGACTTCCAAAGGTACCATCATCTAGCAGGATGGATATAGATAAAGATGGAAATATTATAGGATTATTTTAA
- a CDS encoding Na+/H+ antiporter family protein: protein MLTNPVVISVVIMSVLCLLKLNVIIALLVAAIAGGVIGGMPVKEVMDTLIGGMGGNSETALSYILLGALAAAIHHTGLASILSKKIAGMIQGKQKTLLIIIAVISCFSQNLIPVHIAFIPILIPPLLGIMNKLKVDRRGAACALTFGLKTPYVALPVGFGLIFHGIIAKEMTANGIAMANTEVWKGMWLPGIGMIVGVLVAIFITYRKPREYKIDENIEEEMIKEESVQLNTSHFVALAGALAALIIQLTVGSLPLGALVGLGIMVSFRAIDWKHIDNLMDSGIGMMGFIAFVMLVASGYASVIRETGGVEDLVNAAASLMGGSKFIAAFVMIILGLIITMGIGTSFGTIPIIAVIYVPLALKIGFSPLATAVLIGTAAALGDAGSPASDSTLGPTAGLNADGQHDHIWDTCVPTFLHFNIPLIIFGMIGAMIF from the coding sequence ATGTTAACAAATCCAGTTGTGATTTCTGTAGTGATTATGAGTGTGCTGTGTCTTTTGAAGTTAAATGTTATTATTGCTCTTTTGGTAGCAGCTATTGCTGGAGGAGTAATTGGAGGCATGCCTGTTAAAGAAGTAATGGATACTCTCATTGGTGGAATGGGAGGAAATTCAGAAACGGCTCTAAGTTATATTTTACTTGGAGCATTGGCAGCGGCTATTCATCATACAGGTCTTGCTAGCATTTTGTCTAAAAAAATAGCAGGAATGATTCAAGGAAAACAAAAAACTCTTTTGATTATTATTGCAGTTATTAGTTGTTTTTCTCAAAATTTAATACCTGTGCATATTGCGTTTATTCCTATATTGATTCCTCCACTTCTTGGGATCATGAATAAATTAAAAGTGGACAGAAGAGGAGCAGCTTGTGCTTTAACATTCGGATTGAAAACACCTTATGTGGCACTTCCAGTAGGTTTTGGATTAATATTTCATGGAATTATTGCCAAAGAAATGACTGCAAATGGTATAGCCATGGCAAACACAGAGGTGTGGAAAGGAATGTGGCTTCCTGGAATAGGTATGATTGTAGGAGTATTGGTAGCTATATTTATCACCTATAGAAAACCTAGAGAATACAAAATAGATGAAAATATAGAAGAAGAAATGATCAAAGAAGAATCTGTTCAGTTGAATACATCTCATTTTGTAGCTTTGGCGGGGGCATTAGCAGCGTTGATCATTCAGCTTACAGTAGGTTCCCTACCTTTAGGAGCTTTAGTAGGACTTGGTATTATGGTTTCCTTTAGAGCCATTGACTGGAAACATATAGACAATCTTATGGATAGCGGAATAGGTATGATGGGTTTTATCGCATTTGTCATGCTTGTAGCATCTGGATATGCTAGTGTTATTAGAGAAACAGGTGGAGTAGAAGATTTGGTGAATGCTGCTGCTAGTTTAATGGGTGGAAGTAAGTTTATTGCAGCATTTGTCATGATTATACTAGGGCTTATTATTACCATGGGAATTGGGACATCCTTTGGAACGATTCCTATCATAGCAGTAATATATGTACCTTTAGCTTTAAAAATAGGATTTAGTCCACTGGCTACAGCAGTACTCATAGGAACGGCTGCAGCACTTGGAGATGCTGGATCACCTGCCTCTGACAGTACATTAGGACCTACAGCAGGACTGAATGCAGATGGACAACATGATCATATTTGGGACACTTGTGTTCCTACCTTTTTACACTTTAATATACCACTAATTATTTTTGGAATGATAGGGGCAATGATCTTTTAA
- the ftcD gene encoding glutamate formimidoyltransferase: MSELKKIVECVPNFSEGRDLEKIEKIVTPLRGKEGVKLLNYEADKDYNRVVVTVMGEPQAVKKAVVEAIGIATELIDMTKHEGEHSRMGATDVVPFIPIKNMSMAEVVELAKETAKEINEQHDIPVFLYEKAATTPERENLATVRKGQFEGMPEKLQKSEWNPDFGKREIHKTAGVTAVGARMPLVAYNIDLDTKDIEIAKSIAKVIRHSSGGFRYIKAGGVEIKERGITQVTMNITDYTKTSIYRVFETVKMEAKRYGVNVLGSEIIGLVPMEALIDSASYYLGLYGFSMDKVIESNLME, encoded by the coding sequence ATGAGTGAATTAAAAAAAATAGTAGAGTGTGTTCCGAATTTTAGTGAAGGAAGAGATTTGGAAAAAATAGAGAAAATCGTAACGCCATTAAGAGGAAAAGAAGGCGTAAAGCTTTTAAATTATGAAGCAGATAAAGATTATAATAGAGTTGTAGTAACGGTAATGGGAGAGCCTCAAGCTGTAAAAAAAGCAGTAGTAGAAGCTATTGGAATAGCTACAGAGCTAATTGATATGACAAAGCATGAAGGTGAGCATTCTAGAATGGGTGCAACAGATGTAGTTCCTTTTATTCCTATTAAGAATATGAGTATGGCAGAAGTTGTAGAACTCGCAAAAGAGACAGCAAAAGAAATTAATGAACAACATGATATTCCTGTATTTTTATATGAAAAAGCAGCTACGACTCCAGAAAGAGAAAACCTTGCAACAGTTAGAAAAGGTCAATTTGAAGGAATGCCAGAAAAGCTTCAAAAGAGTGAATGGAATCCTGATTTTGGGAAAAGAGAAATTCATAAAACTGCTGGTGTGACTGCTGTAGGAGCTAGAATGCCACTTGTAGCATACAATATTGATTTAGATACAAAAGATATAGAAATTGCTAAAAGTATTGCAAAGGTAATTCGTCATTCAAGTGGAGGATTTAGATATATTAAAGCTGGTGGCGTTGAGATTAAAGAAAGAGGTATTACTCAAGTAACTATGAATATTACAGATTATACAAAAACATCTATATATAGAGTTTTTGAAACGGTAAAAATGGAAGCAAAAAGATATGGAGTAAATGTATTAGGAAGTGAAATTATAGGATTGGTTCCTATGGAAGCATTAATAGATAGTGCAAGCTATTATTTAGGACTCTACGGTTTTTCTATGGACAAAGTAATCGAAAGTAATTTAATGGAGTAA
- a CDS encoding cyclodeaminase/cyclohydrolase family protein: MLADKNLKEFLDETASNAPVPGGGSIAALSGALGAALTEMVANLTIGKKKYIDVEETMKKVAQKSMEYREDFIKDIDEDADSFHEVMKAFKLPKETDEEKQKRSEAIEEHTKKAAQIPLKVAQNAYKMMEVIESVIDQGNKNAITDGAVAAMMARTAVLSALYNVKINLGGIKDEAFVEKLSKEVKEIEEKTIQKEKELLAKVVL, translated from the coding sequence ATGTTAGCAGATAAGAATTTAAAGGAATTTTTAGATGAGACAGCATCTAATGCTCCTGTACCTGGTGGAGGAAGTATAGCAGCTCTAAGTGGAGCATTAGGAGCGGCTTTAACGGAGATGGTTGCAAATTTAACCATAGGAAAAAAGAAATATATAGATGTAGAAGAAACGATGAAAAAAGTTGCACAAAAGTCAATGGAATATAGAGAAGATTTTATTAAAGATATAGATGAAGATGCAGACTCTTTTCATGAAGTTATGAAGGCTTTTAAGCTTCCTAAAGAAACAGATGAAGAAAAACAGAAGAGAAGTGAAGCTATTGAAGAGCATACAAAAAAGGCTGCACAGATCCCGTTAAAAGTAGCTCAAAATGCTTATAAAATGATGGAAGTGATAGAATCTGTAATAGATCAAGGAAATAAAAATGCCATTACAGATGGAGCTGTAGCGGCTATGATGGCAAGAACAGCTGTCCTATCTGCTTTATACAATGTAAAAATCAACTTAGGCGGAATCAAAGATGAAGCTTTTGTAGAAAAATTATCTAAAGAAGTGAAAGAAATAGAAGAAAAAACTATACAAAAAGAAAAAGAACTTTTAGCAAAAGTTGTATTATAA